TGATGAATTATAAAGACACagcttcctgggacttccctggtggcgcagtggttaagaatctgcctcccaatgcaggggatgtggtgTTCGATctccggtcagggaactagatcccacatgcatgccgcagttaagagtttgcatgccacaacaaaggagcctgcaagccacaactgaggagcccgtgagctgcaactaaggagctcacgatccgcaactaaggagcctgcctgccacaactaagacccggtgcaaccaaaagaaaaaaatatatatatatagagagagagagagagagagagagaatgatttttaaaaaagacacagcTGCGCCCCccgggggaggagagagggagcgaGGCCGCGCGCTCCGTCCCCTCCCCCGGggctgccgccgccaccgccgccaccACCTCCTCGCCGCCTCAccctggcggggcgggggggggggaacagCAGGCCTCCGGGCCCTGGCACCGCCGCCCGCAGGTTCAGCAGATGAAGGCGTCACTGAAGGGTTACCTACACTTCAGAGCACTTCTAGCACCAGTGCTCACGCAGATGATGATGATCACAGGACAGAACGGCCAAGTCCAAATGGTCCAGATAGACCTTTTCAGTGTCCAACATGTGGGGTGCGATTCAGAACCTGAAACAGCACATGCTCACCCACTCAGGAATTAAACCATTTCAGTATGACCGCTGTGGGAAAAAGTTCACCAGGGCTCACTCGCTAAAGATGCATCGCCTAAAGCATGAAGGTAAACGCTGTTTCCGGTGCCAGATATGTAGTGCCACTTTCACTTCCTTCGGGGAATATAAACACCACACGAGGGTTTCCCGGCACATTATTCGCAAGCCTCGGATTTACGAGTGCAAAACATGTGGCGCCATGTTCACCAACTCTGGAAATTTAATCGTGCACCTGAGGAGTCTGAACCATGAAACGTCAGAGCTAGCAAACTACTTCCAGAGCAGTGATTTCCTAGTACCGGACTACTTAAACCAGGAGCAAGAAGAGACCCTTGTTCAGT
This Phocoena sinus isolate mPhoSin1 chromosome 4, mPhoSin1.pri, whole genome shotgun sequence DNA region includes the following protein-coding sequences:
- the LOC116753687 gene encoding zinc finger and BTB domain-containing protein 44-like — protein: MLTHSGIKPFQYDRCGKKFTRAHSLKMHRLKHEGKRCFRCQICSATFTSFGEYKHHTRVSRHIIRKPRIYECKTCGAMFTNSGNLIVHLRSLNHETSELANYFQSSDFLVPDYLNQEQEETLVQYDLGEHSFEDNSSVQMPVISQVSSTQNCESTFPLGFLGGLTEKEEEMPGQPKTSACAEATREDPPKSELSSVTIE